The following is a genomic window from Elgaria multicarinata webbii isolate HBS135686 ecotype San Diego chromosome 9, rElgMul1.1.pri, whole genome shotgun sequence.
ACCCCCCATCACCATAGTTATCGCTGAGTTCAGGTCAGAGATAACTGCAGGAATGGAAAGGTGCTGGGTGGTGGGACTTGCCTATTCCAAGGATAGTGAGTGCTCTCCCTGGCACAAGTGAGTCCTGCAACCCCATTGTTATCTTCAATCTAAAATCAGAGATAAAGAGTCGGGATGACCTTTGAGGGGAGTCCTCTAGGGATGGGGTTTAGAACTTAAGCCCTGCTCCCTCAGCCTGGAGGAACCCTCAGAGACCCTGTGGGAACCAGGTGGTCCAGATCTTActtgtgggctggaggttctgaaCCCCTAAGATAGAATAAGATTAAGTAGTGTTTGTTATATGTCTTTTACTATGCTCTTGTAATACTTACCACATTGTTTCACAACAGATATTGAGGGACAAAGCTTTTGCCAGAATTTATAAATAGTTATGAATGCATTTGACAATTTATTTACCATATGATAGTTCCTATGGGTGCAGCACCAACATGCAGATAATTCCCATAGGCCCAATAGCCTAAACATGCACCCAGACAGCATGAACAATTGTTGAAGTGAATGGAAAACCTATCTGGCCTCCTTCATCCCcacccatcccttttgccttgaCTAATTAGAATAGAACGGAGGTCTGATGAGGATTTGGGAGAACATAGGGAGTTGCCTTAAATGGAGTCAAATCACTAGTCTACCTAATCCACCGTTGTCTTCTCTGGCAGTGGCTTTAGGTGACCTCATGCAGTCCTGCTGTCTGATAACATTTACACCAGAAATACTAAGGAAAGCACCCCCTTTATGCTAAATAAGTACACTAAAACTGACTGCAGAAAAGCCCAGACCTCCTATTCCCCCTACCAGCATGATGGGCTAACTATCTGTGTCCCTTGCATGGACATAGGTTGTTAGATGGGGGACCGGAAAATGCAGTGCTACTGAACCTATGAAATATCTCAGATACTGCATGCACAGTGGGTTGGATCATGCCCTTTTAATTTTAGCTAGTTGTGTTCTTTTGGCTTGTTTTACTATCAGTACCCCCCATTGTTTATCTAAATACAGAATACTATATGCATTAGGCACAGGATATACTCTAAATGAGGTTGATCTGATTGATTGAACATGATAATTACTTTTACAAAATCCTATTTATATACATATTTTCAAGACATATAATTTAATTTTCAAACCTCACATACCTAAGTGAAGCTTGACTTactttatgtttttcttcttgTGAGATGGTTTGCATCTAACAATAGTATTATTCTTGCAAGTCAACTTGATCATGTGTTCCTTTTAAAGACTTTAAAGGTTTTGCTGTAATATTACTAAGTATATTGCTTGTATAATCAGCCCCTGATGAACAACCCACTTGAAAAGGATACGGCACTTTTCACTAATAAGTAAATGACATGTTGTGGTTCACGTTGTGCTCTGCAATATTTAACTATGGTCAAATATGGAAACTCCATTTGCCTAACTTTAGAACCCTGCATCTAAGGCTGCAGTGGGTAATAAATCCAGGCTGTTAGCATTTTCTAAATGCATTATTACACTGTGGCTTCAATGGAAACAAAATATTCCCTATGTCAAGAGATGTGTAATGATGATATCTCTAAAAAAGATGTTTGATGTATTATGGTTTGTCctgtttttgtttaaattcaTATGCCACttttggtattatttatttatttatttatttatttattttattacatttatataccgccccccagccgaagctctctgggcggtttacaacaattaaaaatagtaaacattaaaagtacacaaaaaatttaaaaaacataaaaacagtataaaaacaacaacagtatccatttaacagtatccatttattatCTGAAATCAGCGAATGTAGCTTACAATTATACAATATATAAATAATGCAGAACCtaaatatttatttgaaaaatgcCCATGTATTGGAAATCTAAGAACTGCTTACAGATTAAACAAGCACAGAGGCTGCTCCATTGAAAACTATATAGCAGAGCTATATTGAAAAACTTCCATCACTACTGTCTAATATCAGATTATTTCACATCTCATTACAAAGCAATGAGGTACTGTCTTAACcttaacccccaccccagccatgtGCAAATATAGGTACTAATTCAGGGTAACACTCCATGcagctgatgaagtggactctgagCCATGTAAGCTTTTGCAATAATAAATGCGttactctttaaggtgccacaagactcggttttgctgcaatagactaacctCGCCACTCCCGCCAGAGAAATGATCTCAGATGGTATCACAATTATCTGAAAAGTATTGTGGCAGGGGCAGTGGGTGAGAACACAAAGGTAGGAGCATGGATAAATGGGGATgttggtttttatatatatatccaatGGATATTAAAGTAATAAAACAATTCTCTATTATTCTGAAGTGGGTTTGATTACCATTCTGTagttctaagcatgtttattcagcaGTTAAATCCCTCTGAGTTTAAGAGAACTTATTTCCTAGGAAATATGCTTTGCATTTCAGAACTAGTAAAATCTGACCATCAGTCCTAAAAAGTGAGGTTTTGAACCAGCAACACTTGCAAGACACATAttcccaaaaagaaaaagaaaattattgAAGTGTTTGTTACTTGTGCCCTCCCCCAGTGTGGAACAGTGTAAATCATCAAGGCACCGTTTCAGCAGAGCAGATTGCAGCCTACTCAGTAGCATGTGCTTAAAATCCACCCTAGAAATGAGAAATGTGACCCCTTTGCTTTACTTTGTGACTAACGATCAGGCTTGTACGTTATTCTGTAATTGCATGTTCTTATCACTGAAAGTGCTTTAAACACTTTTCATATACATTCATGGTTGCCAAGACAGGATTACTCTCACCCTTTACCTGTTTCTGTGTGGTAAGTGTCTTTCAttttctgctggttttaattcTAGTCTAGTTAGTCCAGTAGACATATGTTATTGGGGAATTTCCGTCACTGTAATAATGATTGATTATTATGAATTGTATAAAGGCAAAGAGTCTGGGGAACAGATAAAGATCTCAGAAGGAAACGCAGAGGGCTTCAACTCTCATATCACTTACCTTTGCTTCTCCAAGTCTCCAAATAAAGGCGTCCACGCTTGATGTTTCCACCTTGCTTGCTCTCTTCGTTCCCTTGACTTCTCTCTCCAAGTATCAGCCACCATTGTCCTCTGTCTCTTACATAGGTGTCTCCTTCCACAAACACTTTTTCTTGCTTTCAACTCTAAGGAAGCAGCCCTGTTCTATGATGGGTAGTGAAGTTACACATCCGAAGAATATCAATCAGCTCCATGATTCACtgagaggaagggagaaaagaaaagagatacgGAGAGTTATGATCCCTCGTGAAAGGCAGGAACAGCACGGAGTTTGCcagcttcttttttccccctgacaGGGCTCGTGTACTGCATGAAATTCAACAGGTAATGCAACTGGCACACTTTATCTGTTGATTGAGTTCttacagttaaagatgcaggaatccTGCACAAAAAGACAGCaggaaaagagtgtgtgtgtgggggggggggattcctacATGGATTCTCCACAGAAGGTGGCTGCAATCAACATCAAGTATTAACTTGGGTGTCAGCTGTCACAGAAAGAACGCTACAGCCATAGTGTggctttcccaaacctggtgccctctagatgtgttggactacaactcccagcatccccagctgggagttttagtccaacgcatctggagggcaccaaggttgggaaaggctcccGTCAGGGTTTTTCGAGCTTTATTATAAGGAAACGTACACGTAAGCTGGCCCTTGGTTCCCAGAAAGAACGTGGTCGTGGCGTCAACAAGCGCAAACCAGACTGTGAAATGCGAACGTCTCTCGCCACGGCTGAATCAGTTGAAAGAGTTGTGAGGGGAGACTCGGGCGCCTGGGCTGGGCGCCAAGGTGAGGGGGCTCGAGAGAGCGGGAAAGGACGGCTTCTCTGAAGGGAGTCGGGGCTGAGAGACGGAGAGGAGGGGAGCTAGCGAGAGAAAAGGGGCGGGAACTGGGCTAATTCCTTTGGAGCGCGGAGGAAAAGGTAGAGGCGCGAGCGCAGGGGAGCAGAAGCGCGCAGGGCGCCCAAAGAGAGGGCTGGCGCGCAGAATTCAGGGAAaagagcggcggcagcagcaaaggAGCGAGAGGAGACGAGGGCGGACAGAAGGACTTGTGACTAGTTTCAGCACAGAAATAGGAAGATTGAGCCCGTTCTCCCCGACACCTTTCTCAGCCACAAAAAAGAGCTGGAGAGGAGCTCTCCGGCACCGCAAGGGACAggcggcgaggaggaggaggagaagagggagtCGGTTTCAGctgaggggaaaaggcgggaaaGCGAGCGGAGAGACCAGCAAAGAGTGCGAGGCGAAAGCGTCGCCGCCTCCGCCATGCACTTCGGAGACAGTCCCGGCGGCTCGCCCTGGTCAGCGCCGCCGTCCGCTTGGAACGGGAGCCAGGGCTGGCTGAAAGAAGCCGGGTTATCCGGCGGCGGGGGCAGCGCGGAGCCGCCGTGGTCCGACGGCCGCGCCAACAGGAGCAGCGACCGCTACGGGCGGAACGAAGAGCTGGCCAAGCTGGAGATCGCGGTGCTGGCCTTGACGTTCGCCTTGGCTGTGCTGGGCAACTCGTTCGTGCTGTTGGCGCTGCACCGCACGCCGCGCAAGAAGGCGTCCCGCATGCACCTCTTCATCCGCCACCTGAGCCTGGCCGACCTGGCCGTGGCTTTCTTCCAGATCCTGCCGCAGCTCTGCTGGGAGGTGACGCACCGCTTCTACGGTCCCGACGGGCTGTGCCGCGTGGTGAAGCACCTGCAGGTCTTCGGCATGTTCGCCTCGGCGTACATGCTGGTGGTGATGACGGCCGACCGCTACATCGCCGTGTGCCACCCGCTCAAGACGCTGCAGCAGCCCTCGAGGCGCTCGCACTGCATGATCGCGACCGCCTGGGCGCTCAGCCTCGTGCTCAGCGTTCCGCAGTACTTCATCTTTTCGCTCAGCGAGGTGGAGAGCGGCTCGGAGGTCTATGACTGCTGGGCGCACTTCATCATGCCCTGGGGCCCCCCCGCCTACATCACCTGGATCACCGGTAGCATCTTCGTGGCGCCCGTCCTCATCCTGGCCACGTGCTACGGCTTCATCTGCTACCACATCTGGAGCAACGTCAGGGACAAGatgaggcggcagcggcggcaacgGGCACCGCCACGAGGGGGCGCCCTCCGCAAGGGACTGCTCCTCACGCCCTGTGTCAGTAGCGTCAAGAACATCTCCCGCGCCAAGATGCGCACTGTCAAGATGACTTTAGTGATCGTCTCTGCTTACATCGTTTGCTGGGCGCCCTACTTCACTGTCCAGATGCGATCTGTATGGGAGGCGCACTCCCCTTGGCTTGGTAGGTACAGGTCCATGGTGCGCTGAATCTCTCACTCTCTCCTCCACCTAGGCTGCCCAGGGTTGAGGTCAGTGTGACACCAGACTTCCAGACAGAAACTACCAGCACGGAATGGAATGCACAGCTCCTCTCCACAGTTACTCATTGCCTTCTTTAAATATTAACAGAGGGGTTGAGTTGAGTTATATGAATGTTGAAGTTTTTGCAGTTAGGTCTCTCAATTCTGCATCTGAACCTTACATCCCAAGCCTAAAATAATTTATTCCAGTTATTTGGAAGCAATCTGCAGTCTGATCCTATGTATTGAAcagtgggcttactcccaagcgAGCGAGCAATGTTTTACATGGTTgcttaagggctcatctacaccaagcagatattccactatgaaagtggtatgaaagcggtatataaaaggcaggagccacactactgctttatagttgtactgaagtgcactgacaactattgggagttgtcagtgcacataccatatactgctctcataccactttcatagtgttacatcctgcttggtgtagatgtgtcatgggccccaacatttgtcagtgcacttcaataccgttataaagcagtagtgtgactcctgccttttatataccgctttcatagtggaacatcctgcttggtgtagatgagcccttgctTTCAAGCACTGCATTTAAAATCATATACTCTAAAGATGACCAACTAAAACTCTGATGCTCTTtaaagggcaccagtttggggaagactgccctaaCCAATGCATCACACTGCATTATTAATTAGATCTGCAATATTaagggtgtcctccagatgttttgggctgtaaCCCCCATTaattccagccagcatgacctgttggggaaggctgatttagatttTAACACAGTTCTGAAGTAGGTTCACAGATTCAAAATGGTAGAGCACACCAAAATTATAACATTTAACCTCTGGTACCAAATCAGCTGTTGCATATAACAGCTCTCTACCGATCATAGCTTGGAAGATGTACTTCAATCAAATACTTATTTGAATGAAAAACCCATTTGTCATTGCTGCTTTCAgtaaatgtcattttttaaaaggaaaaaaacttgCTTGCCTTgtaattttaaaatcatttaattGTGCAAATAAGAATCTATTATGAAAAAGTACACTCTCTGATATGTTCATTATCTCTAAAACCCAAGTATCTACAGCTTTCCCTAACTAGAGCTGTTGGAGCTGTAATGTATTTGTTGACTAATAGCCAAAGGAGGAGAATACAAATTAATTTTGTACTTAATTTCA
Proteins encoded in this region:
- the AVPR1A gene encoding vasopressin V1a receptor, encoding MDSPQKVAAININHKKELERSSPAPQGTGGEEEEEKRESVSAEGKRRESERRDQQRVRGESVAASAMHFGDSPGGSPWSAPPSAWNGSQGWLKEAGLSGGGGSAEPPWSDGRANRSSDRYGRNEELAKLEIAVLALTFALAVLGNSFVLLALHRTPRKKASRMHLFIRHLSLADLAVAFFQILPQLCWEVTHRFYGPDGLCRVVKHLQVFGMFASAYMLVVMTADRYIAVCHPLKTLQQPSRRSHCMIATAWALSLVLSVPQYFIFSLSEVESGSEVYDCWAHFIMPWGPPAYITWITGSIFVAPVLILATCYGFICYHIWSNVRDKMRRQRRQRAPPRGGALRKGLLLTPCVSSVKNISRAKMRTVKMTLVIVSAYIVCWAPYFTVQMRSVWEAHSPWLESENILITVTALLACLNSCCNPWIYMFFSGHLLQDFMQSFLCCRKMEQRLNKEDSESISRRQTSYTTNRSPTNSLDTWRESPNLSQSITFIPISS